ATATTAGTCCAATGCATATCATTGGTTGTATTTTGgtattattcaattttattttttactatgagCTATAAACAATAAGTAAAAATGAAAACGAAGATATATTTTCCTActtaaagatatatttttattacattttattaattttcaatagacattgaaaaattcatgttaacattttttatgagtttaattGAACTTAAGTGTGTCGATAACATAAGTTTTTTATCACGCTAATAAGGTGTacaattgacttaaaaatatataatttatgatatacttgaaataactaaaaatttgaattaatatatgagaaaaaatttaaatcacagGAGTTAAAGTCATGAGTTTCGCTATAAACAATTTTAGTTTAGAAATTTTCAGACAATATAGCCTTTAATTGCATATTCTCCTTGCAGTTACAGTCCAGTCTTCTTTCTCAGTCATGGCTGCTGCGTTGGGTACCGCAATTTCCGCCACAGTTTCCCGCCTGAACTTCATCTCTACAACCTCATTTCGCCAATCTCTCAGAGCAATTGAAACTAGGTTTTCGTCGTCTTCACCCTCCAGGTTCTCGATGTCTTCACGTTTGAATTCCCCAAAACCATTCGCGCAGAACCTAACAGCAGCTGATAACTTGGTCATTTTGGGGATTGAGACGAGCTGCGACGACACTGCCGCTGCTGTTGTAAGCCCTACAAACACAAAATGGAACACTTTTCTGTCGTTTTGTATTCTGCTATTCGCTTTGTGGCTGTGGTTGATTAACTTGATTTGTGCCGTTCTCGATATTTGTTGGTTGGTTGTAGGTTCGAAGTGATGGCGAAATCCTCAGCCAAATTGTTTCGTCCCAGGTACTATGCTTGAAATTTTGGATTAACAGGGGAATTGGGTTTGGTACTATCTCGTGTtgtgtttttgttggaaatGATGATTAATTGCTTCTGCTTTAGTGTTGTAACCCTTGCAGTTACATTTCTGTATCTCATATATGTAAAACATGACGTGTATTTAGGGGAAAAGGGGTAAGCATTACTTTATTTCTTTACTTTTGTTGTTGGCGTGAGGGTCATTTCATAATTTGATAATCATCGTGTCATCTGTTTCCAATGTAACAATTCTATTTTCATAGATGGTTCAAGAGTCTAAGGAAATAATTTAATGGTTCTCACAGAATAAGGACTATCAAATAGATGCACATCGTATAtaatcctcttcttctttattctGTTTTCCCCTCTCAAAATGAAACTCTATTGAGTGAACAAGGGTTGCCAGCTGACAGACCCCTGTGCTCCTGAACATCTCAGGAAAGATCTCTGTTTCTGGTTAACCTCTTTACCTATCTCTGGCCAGATGGTGTCTGTCACTGATTCTCTTTCGTTTCACACAAAACATGCATGTATACATAATTGAAGTTTCTAATTACATATTAgtaaaataacagaaattattttactttgcaATACACCTTTGATATGTATTTAATGCTGTAACTAATGCTCAGAAAAGTGAGTTAGCAATTAAGTTTAGTGAAAGGAGCTTTCTAGAAGTGGCCTACTTCAGATGCTTCATCTCCATGAAGTGGTTGTCTTCTAATGGCAGGGTCGGTTTGAAGTAGTGTGTACAGtgtaatatatattacaatacTATTTTATACTCAGAGAAGCCATTAGGCTAGTTATATTCTGGGGTAGAACAAGCTATGAGTTGAGAAAAAGTTGGAGTATATTGAGGAAATTGAGGCTGTTAGTACTGACAAAACAAACTTTGAACTATTATTCCATGTTCAAAATATAGCTGTTGCTAATATAAAACTTCAATTTCATGAAGGCAGATTTGCTTGCTCGATATGGAGGAGTTGCTCCAAAAATGGCAGAAGAAGCACATGCACAAGTGATTGATCAAGTAtcactttttccttttcttgataAGTTGATTATCACATTTTCTTCATATCAGTCTGCATTCATACacatttgtttgttttgttttttattgcATCTAAGATGCATCTATCATTTTTAAGTGTTTTGTATGTTTCATATCATGCCATCATCTTAAGCTGCCAATTCATGCGCTTACCTTAACAGGTTTAACTTCTTAAAGACTGACTATTGTGCGTATGTGTGTGACACTGGGTTCTGGGGGCATTTGCATAATGGATGTCATGATACTGGTCCCACATATTATTTGCCTTCCCATTGTAGGTAGTACAGGAAGCACTTGATAAAGCTAATATAAAGGAGAATGATCTTTCTGCAGTTTCTGTCACCATTGGTCCTGGATTAAGCCTTTGTCTACGTGGTAATTGATCGttggaattattttatttagagtGTTGGGTAATGCTTTATTGCATGCATCATGATTAGATTGGTGCAAATTGTATTTTTTGGCCAGTCATAGGAACTATAACATGCTTATTTTACACTCTTTACTTAATAATTTAGTGCATCTCTGCTACTTAGTTATCTTACATGGATCTGAAAATGTTGTTTGAGAGAGAACTCTATCTCATAGCTCAGCACTTTAGATAATTTCTAAGAGAAAAGGCGAAAGCTCCTTATGCCTTCTTGTGCTATTGCATTGTAGTTGGTGTGCAGAAAGCTCGGAAAATTGCTGGGACTTTCAACCTACCAATTGTTGGTGTCCATCACATGGAAGCTCATGCTTTAGTAGCCAGGTAGAGTGTAATTAAGTGAAAATTTATAGTTTAACGCAAACCTTGAAGTAAGGATTGAAGTGAGTTTAGCTATTGCATTTCAGCTGATGTAGTAAAGTTCCTATCAATATTTGAACTATCCATCTCTCACTGGTGATAGGGATCAAGCAATGAAGATACCTTTTGGAGAATAAAGAATAATAGCATAAATACtaaatagattaaaaataagttatttatccaaaataaattaggaaTGGGTTTATTTGTTATCCAAAACAAAGTGGGGAGCCTGGTCATTGGTTTGCCCTTTATACAGGATCTTAGATTTTAAGTTTCTaggattaaatatatattttgtgaaaacAATCACAAGGAATACTCATGTTTTGATTGATCTTGAACTTACAGAATTTGGAGACTCTCTCTCTCAGTATTTCTTTGCTCTCTTTCTTGCCCTCtatttcttctccaattctttCTCCCAATCTTTGACTTCTCCTTCTTCACTTCCACATATCCTTTCCTTTCTATTGCTCTATTGCAGCTCTTCTTTTCTCAGGTTTTATTCTTCTcatctattcttcttcttcttgctacAATTCACATTAGGCTGAACTTCAATCCATCCTTAAAATCTTCTACAAACAATTATTGTCAAAAACTGATGGCTGGAAACTTCAGAGCTGTAGAACAATTGTGATTTGCAGCAGATTTTGTGGATTGATTGAAGTTAGGCTCTGGTACCAAGAAGAATATGANNNNNNNNNNNNNNNNNNNNNNNNNNNNNNNNNNNNNNNNNNNNNNNNNNNNNNNNNNNNNNNNNNNNNNNNNNNNNNNNNNNNNNNNNNNNNNNNNNNNAAACAATGAAGCAAATATCatgacataaatatataatctgAAACAGTGAAGCTTCAGCTCCAGTGAATTGTGTGGCATTTGAAACTATCTTCACCTGGAATTTCTTCAGCTGAAAGGATTGGCTTCAATAAGCTTTCAGTTTCCACGGTCTACAAAGCAAACATAAAAAGACATATTGTTGCATTATTCACCTCAGCTATATCCCAAAGTCAACGTCGCATTCAAATTTAACACTAGAAAAACAACCAGAGGCATTCAAACTACCGATTGATATGAGATTTAATATCACTACTGGCATAGTTAACACTGGAGGATCAAGGCTTAATAGATAACCCTTATGAAATTGAATCTCACTTACTAAATTGTCAGATATGAAGGTTAAAGCTCAACAATTTGTGGACTCGAACTTTGACCACATAAAGATATGCTTGTAAaatgtttgtatattttgaaGTTTTTAGTATCCTGACATTGAAATGATCACTTCACACAACTTGAACAATTGTTGTCAAGGCCTCTCTGTTTGCAGTTTAATTTTGTGTATCACTTAATTCAATTTTCATTGGTTATAGAGTGAACCAATTTGAATCTTTGATCTCCCCTACTATAATCTAAAGTCAAACAACTTAACTGAATGAACTGGAAGAAATCTAGTGGCTTGACACTACTTGAAAAATTAGCTATCAATCCCATACTAGATATTGTTTTTGCCATCATTCAAACATAGCATTACTAGTATACTTAGCATGTTGTTTTGGATTTATTCCTATagctttcatttttaaaaaagatcTTCTATTAATTTGTATAAATCCTTTCAATGTTCTTCCTTGACATTTCATTAGTTAATGTTGAATAATTTCAAAACTAGGTTAAGGTTTTCCCTTTTTAAAAGGGTTAGTCCCTCACCAAAATTTTAGTGTATGtgctttgagagagagagaggacggCATAGAACACCTTCTATTCACCTTGTTCTCTATTTACCAAGATGCATTGTATTCATAAAACGTTCTTGTCAAACGGACTCCTATTACCATTCtgctcaaaaaaaatttaagccaACATAATATATTTGAACTCCTAaaaggattaaggcttgtgattcctgttgttgaataatatatttgaaCTGTTTGCTCTGGGCCTTCCAGtatcaattaaaaaagaatttttacaATGCTGCATGAATGGCAGATTGAAAGACCCGGGGCACCCTGCAAACAAGACTATACTGCCACagccttatatttttttaaaccttCGGTTCTACTCCTTAAATTTCTATCTTGGGAACCTTGGGCAATATGACTCTGAATCTAAATAAGGAAATAGATATTTTCAACCCACTATAACTCATCTAAAATTAGTTTAAGAGCTAAATATGTGCCTAAAAAGATAGTCCATGTCAACATGGGCTAAGGAGGCATACCCGAGCAAGAATTATTGGACACCATAAAAAATCAAGAATGCGGAAAGAAACTCAGAATTCATTAAGAAGCaactaagaaaaaaataaatagtataaGCAACAGAAATCTCTCAAGGAATCAAATACTTACAACATACGAATAAGAAAAACTCTGTACAACAAGAAAGCTATACCATTTGCATGTGAACAAAGAATCCAGgctaaatgacattattcatcaTTTGTTACTGGAGAAAATACAAAgtaac
This window of the Diospyros lotus cultivar Yz01 chromosome 5, ASM1463336v1, whole genome shotgun sequence genome carries:
- the LOC127802538 gene encoding probable tRNA N6-adenosine threonylcarbamoyltransferase, mitochondrial, whose protein sequence is MAAALGTAISATVSRLNFISTTSFRQSLRAIETRFSSSSPSRFSMSSRLNSPKPFAQNLTAADNLVILGIETSCDDTAAAVVRSDGEILSQIVSSQADLLARYGGVAPKMAEEAHAQVIDQVVQEALDKANIKENDLSAVSVTIGPGLSLCLRVGVQKARKIAGTFNLPIVGVHHMEAHALVAR